The genomic segment GGTGAGCACCAAAACGCCTTACTCACGCTCGACTCCCTCTCGTGTCGGGTTCGATCAGCGCCTCAAGTCGCGGCTGGAGCACCCCTACCGCGTTGCAGCGATCGATTTCGGGATCAAACGGGCCATTCTCGATCGTCTTGTGGCCCATGGCTGCGATGTGACCGTGTTTCCCGCAGACACGAATTTGAACACTGTGCTGCAGGATTCACCGGACGGCGTGTTCCTCTCCAACGGTCCCGGTGATCCGTCCGCCGTCGTCGGGGGAATCACGTTGGCCAGGCAACTCCTTGAGCAGGCCGATCTCCCCTTGTTCGGGATCTGTCTTGGCCATCAGATTCTGGGTTTAGCCCTCGGAGGAAGCACGTTCAAGCTGGCGTATGGCCATCGCGGCCTGAACCATCCATGTGGCACCACAGGACAGGTTGAGATCACCAGCCAGAACCATGGCTTCGCATTGGATGCGACGTCGTTGCCAAAGGACGTCGTGGATGTCACCCACTGGAACCTCAACGACCGCACCGTGGCCGCCTTTGCCCATCGTTATCAACCTGTCTTCGGAGTGCAATATCACCCTGAGGCCAGTCCAGGACCGCATGATGCCGATCATCACTTCGCCCGATTTGCGGCGTTGATGGGGGAACGCCGCTCAGGGCGTGGTTGACAGTCGCCAGGATCCCTACACTCCGTGCGTGAATGCCCGGAGGGGTTGGTCCCATCAGCGAATTGCAGCGACTGACCGTTTCGCTCCGCGGCGGCTTTGATCAGAAGGATGGCTGCCTGGTGTTTCACTTCACCGGTCAGTTGGATGCCTATTCCGAGAAGCAGTTCATGGACTACGTGGGCGATGTCCTCAAAGCCAGCAAACTGCCTTCAGTAATTGATCTGAGCAAGATTGATTTCCTCGACTCCTCAGGCCTTGGAGCGCTTGTTCAGGTCTCCAAGAGGTGCAAGGACGCCAAACGATCATTTGCAGTTGTGGGCAACTCCAGAGTCACTCAGACAGTGAAACTTGTACGCCTTGAGGAGTTTCTGAATTTGGTGAATGATCTGCCTACAGCGCTCAGTCGGATGACCGCTTGAGCGACTGGATCCGAGGCCATCCGCATTCACCGGGTTCTTCTGATCTGGGCGTGCTGCAGCTCGCCTGGCTTGGCGATGCCGTCTGGGAACTTCATCAACGCCTGCGCCATTGCCGACAACCCGGTCGTTCAGACGATCTTCATCGTGCCGTCGTGGCCGAAGTGAGAGCCGATGCTCAAGCCATTGCTTTGCAACGGCTTGAACCCTGGCTCGAGGACGAGGAAAAGGCTCTGGTTCGCCGAGGTCGCAACCGCGCCGGCCGCGGACCCCGATCAGCTGATGCTGCGACCTATGGCCAGGCCACTGGATTTGAGACAATGGTTGGCTGGCTGTTTTTGCACAATCCAGACCGCCTCGCGCAGCTACTGGATCAGCTGGAAAGCACCGGACAACCGTCGAAACAACGCTTCGAAACCCCATGAGTCCTCGTTTTGAACGTCGTTCCGGTGGTCCGCCACGCGATCCACGATCCAGCCGTGATGGCCGTCCCCTGAGGGATGGCAGACGCCGCACAGGTGGAAGTTCGCGATCCGAATCGGACAGCCGTGGACGTCGCGAATGGCGACGCGACTGGAATCCCACCCCTGACCAGCCTCGTGGCGAGCGACCGATGCGACGCCGGGACGATGAAATGGGATCGGAACGTTTTGATCGATCCCGACCTGGCCCATCCCGCAGCGGTCCATCCCGTTCGGGCCCATCCCGAAATGGTCCGACGCGTTCCGGCCCGACCCGCAGCGGTCCATCGCGTTCTCCGGCTCGTGCCGGTTCATCCCGTTCTGGCACGTCTCGGTCAGGATCACGTCCGGAATGGGGAGCTGGCCCGCGCGCTGGCCTTCGCAATGGACCGCGTGATTCCCGCCAAGAACGGATGCCGCGCTCGATGCAGGACCGTCGACCACCATCGCGGATGGGTCCCCAGCGCGAACTGGAGCCGGAAGCGTTCGCAGCCTCACCACCGCCCGATGACCTGATCTGGGGGCGACACGCCAGTCTTGCGGCCTTGGAATCCGGGCGTCCGATTCACAGAATCTGGTGTACGCCTGAAATGCGGAGCGCAGCCAAGTTCCTGCAGCTTCTTCGAGATGCCAAGAGTTCCGGCGTCCTTGTCGAGGAGGTCACCTGGGCTCGCCTCGGTCAGGTCACCGGAGGCTCGGTGCATCAGGGCATCGCGCTGCAGACGGCCGCTGCAGACACCCTTGACCTCGATGCCCTGATCAACGGCTGCAAGGAGCTGGGTGAGGCGCCACTTCTGCTGGCCCTTGATGGCGTCACCGATCCCCACAATCTCGGGGCTGTGGTCCGGTCCGCCGAAGCGATGGGAGCCCACGGTGTGGTTCTGCCGCAGCGGCGCAGTGCTGGACTCACCGGTTCCGTCGCCAAGGTGGCGGCCGGCGCGCTGGAGCATATGCCGGTGGCCCGCGTTGTCAATCTCAATCGATCACTCGAGACACTCAAGGATGCTGGTTACCGCGTCATCGGTCTCGCTGCCGAGGGCGACACGACGCTGCTGGATGTGGATCTGGACGGACCTCTTGTTCTGGTGACCGGTTCCGAGAGCCAGGGACTGTCTCTGCTGACCCGGCGCCATTGTGATCACCTCGTCCGGATTCCACTGCGTGGCGTGACCCCCAGCCTGAATGCCTCGGTGGCCACGGCTCTCTGCGTCTATGAAGTGGCTCGTCGAGGCTGGATGAAAGACATCCACGGCCAGGCTCCATCCCCACCGATGACCAGGCCGAAAACCGCACCTGTTCAGGACTCGCCCTCCACTGATGTGGCTGTCGCGACTGAGCAGGCTGTTTCCACTGAGCAGGCTGTTTCCACTGAGCAGGTCTTCGAATCAGCCCAGGCCGTGTCGCCAGAACCGCAAACGTCATCAGGGCCAGCCTTCCAATCAGAACAGCCGCCTAGGTCAGAACAGCCAGCGACTTCAGAACAGACAGCGACGTCACAACAACCCGATCAGAAACAACAACCGTCATCGCCCAAGGATGGTTCAGACACTCCGTTGACGGAAGTTGCGCTGGATCTCAGTCAATCGCCGCAGGGCGCTTCGATCCGGTTTGATCAGAGCATCCAATTATCGTCCTGATTTGACAGCACATTCGCCCCGAGGAGTGCAAAATGCTGGGGCGATTTCTCGGTTGCATGAGTCCTCTGATCCAGCCGTTGCGCAGTCTCGCCAACGGACTCGGCATGGCCTGGTGGGCCAGGGTGGAAACCGAAGGGCCAGACGTCACGTACTGGTTCGGCCCCTTCGTCACGCGTCGTGGTCTTGAGAGAGAGCTCGGCAAATTCCTTGAGGACATCGGCTCAGAACAGCCGTCGTCGATGAACCACACCGTGTTGCGGACCCGGCGCGGAGAACCCCTCACCATCGCAGCCGAGGGCTGAACCAACGACTGATAGCGTCGCCGCAGCGTCCGTTTGCCGGAGATGACCATAAGCGCGTGGCGTCAGCAATTGCTGAATGGCGAGGTGTCGTCGCGGGAGCTGGTGGACCAGCAACTGGAGCGCATCCAAACCGTTGACCCTCAGATCCATGCCTTTGTGGAGCTCACCGCGGATCGTGCTCGGGCCGATGCCGATCGAATCGATGCTGCCCGGGCGGCAGGCGATGAGCTCGGTGCTTTGGCTGGGGTTCCCCTTGCAATCAAAGACAACCTCTGCACCCGTGGCGTTCGCACCACCTGTTCGAGTCGGATGCTGGAGACCTTCGTGCCTCCCTATGAATCCACGGTGACCGAGCGGCTTTGGTCCTCAGGCGCCGTGTTGATTGGGAAGACCAATCTGGACGAGTTCGCGATGGGGGGCTCCACGGAGACCTCTGCTTTCGGACCCACCGCCAATCCCTGGAACACAGCCCACGTACCGGGTGGTAGTTCTGGAGGCAGTGCGGCTGCCGTGGCTGCCGGTGAGTGCATGGCGGCCCTTGGCTCGGACACGGGAGGGTCGATTCGTCAGCCTGCATCGTTCTGCGGTGTGGTGGGTCTCAAACCCACCTACGGCCGAGTCAGTCGCTGGGGTCTTGTTGCGTTTGCCAGTTCCCTAGACCAGGTTGGCCCGTTCTCGTCCTGCGTTGCGGATGCGGCGGAGCTGCTTCAGGTGATGGCTGGTCCTGATCCCCGTGATTCCACCTGCCTGAAGGCTCCAGTACCGAATTACCTCTCCGGATTGAATCAAAACATTCGGGGACTGAAGGTTGGCCTGATCAGAGAATGCTTTGAAGCCGACGGCCTTGATCCTGAGGTGAAGCAGTCGGTCATGACGGCTGCCTCCCAGCTGGAGGCTCTCGGCGCTGAGCTTGTGGAGTTGAGTTGTCCCCGCTTCACCGATGGAATTGCGACCTACTACGTGATCGCGCCTTCCGAGGCGTCGGCGAACCTCGCCCGCTACGACGGCGTGAAATACGGTTATCGAGCGGAGGATGCGGAGTCCCTGGCAGCGATGACGGCGCGCAGTCGTGCTGAAGGGTTCGGCGCCGAGGTGCAGCGTCGGATTCTGATCGGCACCTATGCCCTCTCGGCGGGCTACGTCGATGCTTACTACAAGAAAGCTCAGCAGGTGCGGACGTTGATCCGACGTGACTTTGATGCGGCATTTCAGAGCGTGGATGTTCTGCTGACTCCAACGGCTCCCTCCACAGCCTTCCGTGCGGGTGCCCACGCCGACGACCCCCTGTCCATGTATCTGGCGGATCTGCTGACGATTCCGGTCAATCTCGCCGGTCTGCCTGCCATCAGTGTCCCCTGCGGGTTCAGCAATGCAGGTCTCCCGATCGGCGTACAACTCATCGGCAACGTGCTCGAGGAGGCTCGGATTCTTCAGGTGGCTCACCAGTACGAACAAGTTGCAGACATCGATGCACAACGCCCGTCGGCGTCTTTGATTCCATAGTCAGCACCACATGTGGTGCTGACGGCTTGTTGCCACGCTTGATCTTGCGTTGGGTCCTAGGCTGTGGACATGGCTTTTGTTCCGCTCCACAACCACAGCGACTACAGCCTCCTGGATGGAGCTTCGCAGCTTCCTGGAATGGTGGAGCGGGCGCAACAGCTGGGAATGCCGGCCATTGCACTCACAGATCATGGCGTCATGTATGGCGCGATCGAGCTGCTGAAGTTGTGCAAGGGCACGAATCTCAAGCCGATCATCGGCAACGAGATGTATGTGATCAATGGATCGATCGACGATCCGCAGCAAAAAAAGGAGAAGCGCTACCACCTTGTCGTTCTTGCCAAGAACGCCACGGGCTACCGAAATCTGGTGAAGCTCACGAGCATCAGCCATCTACGTGGCATGCGTGGCCGCGGAATTTTTTCCCGTGCCTGCATCGACAAGCATCTCCTCAAGCAATACAGCGAAGGCTTGATCGTGGCGACCGCCTGTCTGGGGGGTGAGATTCCCCAGGCGATTCTTCGCGGCAGGCCAGAGGTCGCTCGCGACGTGGCGCGTTGGTATCAGGAGATCTTTGGTGAGGATTTCTATCTGGAGATCCAGGATCACGGCTCTCCCGAAGATCGCATCGTCAATGTCGAGATCGTCAGGATCGCGCGTGAACTCGGGATTGAGCTGGTCGCGACAAACGATGCCCATTACCTCAGTAAGCAGGACGTTGAGGCCCACGACGCCCTGCTCTGCGTTCTCACAGGCAAGCTGATCAGTGATGAGAAGCGACTTCGCTACACCGGGACCGAATACATCAAAAGTGAAGAAGAGATGCGACGTCTCTTCGCCGATCACCTCGAACCAGCGGTTGTGCAGGAAGCGATCGCCAACACCGTGAAGGTTGCCGAGAAAGTCGAGGCTTACGACATTCTTGGTCACTACCAGATGCCAAGGTTCCCAATTCCAGAGGGACACACAGCTGAGACCTATCTCCGAGAGGTGACTGAACAGGGGCTCAGAGATCGCCTGGAGCTGAAGGCTGAGTCGGAGATCGATCCGCTCTACGCCGACCGCATGATCCATGAGTTGAAGATCATGGAGCAGATGGGATTCCCCACGTATTTCCTGGTGGTGTGGGATTACATCCGCTTCGCACGAGAGCAGAACATCCCGGTGGGTCCTGGCCGGGGATCCGCTGCAGGGTCACTGGTTGCCTACGCCCTCGGAATCACCAACATCGACCCGGTGAGCAATGGCCTTCTGTTTGAACGATTTCTGAATCCGGAACGCAAGTCGATGCCAGATATCGACACCGATTTCTGCATCGAGCGCCGTGGCGAGGTGATTGACTACGTCACCGAACGCTATGGCGACGACAAGGTCGCGCAGATCATCACGTTCAACCGGATGACGTCCAAGGCTGTACTCAAGGATGTCGCCCGTGTGCTGGATATTCCCTACGGCGATGCCGACAGGCTGGCCAAATTGATTCCTGTGGTGCGCGGCAAACCAGCCAATCTCAAGGCAATGATCGGGCCTGAGTCACCGAATCCTGAGTTTCGCGACAAGTACGACTCTGATCCGATGGTGAAGCGTTGGGTTGATATGGCGATGCGGATCGAGGGAACCAACAAGACGTTTGGTGTTCATGCCGCCGGAGTGGTGATTGCAGCCGATCCTCTTGATCAACTGGTGCCTCTTCAGCGCAACAACGATGGTCAGGTGATCACCCAGTACTTCATGGAGGACGTGGAGTCGATGGGTCTTCTGAAAATGGATTTTCTGGGGCTCAAAAACCTCACGATGATCGATAAAACCCTGGAGCTCGTTGAGGTGAGCAGTGGAGAGCGGGTGAACCCGGATCGGTTGCCCCCCCAGGACCCAGAGACCTATGCCCTGCTTGCACGAGGTGACCTCGAGGGTATTTTCCAGCTCGAGTCCAGTGGCATGCGTCAGATCGTCCGCGATCTCAAGCCTTCATCCCTCGAGGACATTTCGTCGATCCTCGCTTTGTATCGTCCGGGTCCACTGGATGCGGGGCTGATTCCCAAGTTCATCAACCGCAAACACGGACGTGAAGCGATCGACTTCGCCCATGCCACTCTCGAGCCGATCCTCAGTGAGACCTACGGGATCATGGTCTACCAGGAGCAGATCATGCGAATCGCCCAGGATCTTGCTGGTTACTCACTGGGCCAGGCTGACCTGCTGCGCCGAGCCATGGGCAAGAAAAAGGTCTCGGAAATGCAGAAACATCGAGGAATTTTTGTCAAAGGAGCCGCCGATCGTGGGGTGGCTGAATCGGTAGCCGATGAGTTGTTCGATCAGATGGTGCTGTTCGCTGAGTACTGCTTCAACAAAAGTCATTCGACAGCTTATGGAGCTGTGACGTATCAGACGGCCTATCTGAAGGCTCACTACCCCGTTGCCTACATGGCGGCTTTGCTCACGGTGAATGCCGGTGCTGCAGACAAGGTTCAGCGATACATCTCGAACTGCAACGCCATGGGCATTGAAGTGCTGCCCCCTGATGTCAATGCGTCGAGAACCGATTTCACGCCGACTGGTGATCGCATCCTGTTTGGACTCTCAGCTGTTCGAAATCTGGGGGACGGGGCCATCCGTCAATTGATTTCAGAGCGGGAGCACGCAGGACCCTTCCGT from the Synechococcus sp. KORDI-100 genome contains:
- a CDS encoding STAS domain-containing protein, with the translated sequence MPGGVGPISELQRLTVSLRGGFDQKDGCLVFHFTGQLDAYSEKQFMDYVGDVLKASKLPSVIDLSKIDFLDSSGLGALVQVSKRCKDAKRSFAVVGNSRVTQTVKLVRLEEFLNLVNDLPTALSRMTA
- a CDS encoding DNA polymerase III subunit alpha is translated as MAFVPLHNHSDYSLLDGASQLPGMVERAQQLGMPAIALTDHGVMYGAIELLKLCKGTNLKPIIGNEMYVINGSIDDPQQKKEKRYHLVVLAKNATGYRNLVKLTSISHLRGMRGRGIFSRACIDKHLLKQYSEGLIVATACLGGEIPQAILRGRPEVARDVARWYQEIFGEDFYLEIQDHGSPEDRIVNVEIVRIARELGIELVATNDAHYLSKQDVEAHDALLCVLTGKLISDEKRLRYTGTEYIKSEEEMRRLFADHLEPAVVQEAIANTVKVAEKVEAYDILGHYQMPRFPIPEGHTAETYLREVTEQGLRDRLELKAESEIDPLYADRMIHELKIMEQMGFPTYFLVVWDYIRFAREQNIPVGPGRGSAAGSLVAYALGITNIDPVSNGLLFERFLNPERKSMPDIDTDFCIERRGEVIDYVTERYGDDKVAQIITFNRMTSKAVLKDVARVLDIPYGDADRLAKLIPVVRGKPANLKAMIGPESPNPEFRDKYDSDPMVKRWVDMAMRIEGTNKTFGVHAAGVVIAADPLDQLVPLQRNNDGQVITQYFMEDVESMGLLKMDFLGLKNLTMIDKTLELVEVSSGERVNPDRLPPQDPETYALLARGDLEGIFQLESSGMRQIVRDLKPSSLEDISSILALYRPGPLDAGLIPKFINRKHGREAIDFAHATLEPILSETYGIMVYQEQIMRIAQDLAGYSLGQADLLRRAMGKKKVSEMQKHRGIFVKGAADRGVAESVADELFDQMVLFAEYCFNKSHSTAYGAVTYQTAYLKAHYPVAYMAALLTVNAGAADKVQRYISNCNAMGIEVLPPDVNASRTDFTPTGDRILFGLSAVRNLGDGAIRQLISEREHAGPFRSLADLCDRLPSSALNRRGLEALIHCGALDALDDSGNRAQLMADLDLLLEWASSRAKDRDSGQGNLFDLMASAQDADAPADLSLAPKASPVADYPPAEKLRLEKELVGFYLSDHPLKQLTAPAKLLAPIGLGSLEEQPDKTKVSAIAMISELRQVTTRKGDRMAILQLEDLTGSCEAVVFPKSYARLSDHLIAETRLLVWAGVDRRDERVQLIIDDCRAIDDVQLLLVELSGEQASDIAVQHKLRECLQQHMPDREELGIKVPVIAEVRLGDSVRYVRLGSQFCVRDPLAASRDLQTEQFSARCSGQLVVG
- the carA gene encoding glutamine-hydrolyzing carbamoyl-phosphate synthase small subunit, whose protein sequence is MTDSSSADAHLILADGTVLRGRSFGHRGSVVGEVVFNTGMTGYQEVITDPSYAGQLVTFTYPELGNTGVNPEDQEAERPHARGVIARQLAPRPSNWRCQQPLDTWMAEHDVVGICGIDTRALVRHLREGGAMNGVISSDGRSQTELLAELRSAPSMEGLNLADQVSTKTPYSRSTPSRVGFDQRLKSRLEHPYRVAAIDFGIKRAILDRLVAHGCDVTVFPADTNLNTVLQDSPDGVFLSNGPGDPSAVVGGITLARQLLEQADLPLFGICLGHQILGLALGGSTFKLAYGHRGLNHPCGTTGQVEITSQNHGFALDATSLPKDVVDVTHWNLNDRTVAAFAHRYQPVFGVQYHPEASPGPHDADHHFARFAALMGERRSGRG
- a CDS encoding ribonuclease III domain-containing protein — its product is MSDWIRGHPHSPGSSDLGVLQLAWLGDAVWELHQRLRHCRQPGRSDDLHRAVVAEVRADAQAIALQRLEPWLEDEEKALVRRGRNRAGRGPRSADAATYGQATGFETMVGWLFLHNPDRLAQLLDQLESTGQPSKQRFETP
- a CDS encoding DUF1816 domain-containing protein; its protein translation is MSPLIQPLRSLANGLGMAWWARVETEGPDVTYWFGPFVTRRGLERELGKFLEDIGSEQPSSMNHTVLRTRRGEPLTIAAEG
- the gatA gene encoding Asp-tRNA(Asn)/Glu-tRNA(Gln) amidotransferase subunit GatA produces the protein MTISAWRQQLLNGEVSSRELVDQQLERIQTVDPQIHAFVELTADRARADADRIDAARAAGDELGALAGVPLAIKDNLCTRGVRTTCSSRMLETFVPPYESTVTERLWSSGAVLIGKTNLDEFAMGGSTETSAFGPTANPWNTAHVPGGSSGGSAAAVAAGECMAALGSDTGGSIRQPASFCGVVGLKPTYGRVSRWGLVAFASSLDQVGPFSSCVADAAELLQVMAGPDPRDSTCLKAPVPNYLSGLNQNIRGLKVGLIRECFEADGLDPEVKQSVMTAASQLEALGAELVELSCPRFTDGIATYYVIAPSEASANLARYDGVKYGYRAEDAESLAAMTARSRAEGFGAEVQRRILIGTYALSAGYVDAYYKKAQQVRTLIRRDFDAAFQSVDVLLTPTAPSTAFRAGAHADDPLSMYLADLLTIPVNLAGLPAISVPCGFSNAGLPIGVQLIGNVLEEARILQVAHQYEQVADIDAQRPSASLIP
- the rlmB gene encoding 23S rRNA (guanosine(2251)-2'-O)-methyltransferase RlmB, whose product is MSPRFERRSGGPPRDPRSSRDGRPLRDGRRRTGGSSRSESDSRGRREWRRDWNPTPDQPRGERPMRRRDDEMGSERFDRSRPGPSRSGPSRSGPSRNGPTRSGPTRSGPSRSPARAGSSRSGTSRSGSRPEWGAGPRAGLRNGPRDSRQERMPRSMQDRRPPSRMGPQRELEPEAFAASPPPDDLIWGRHASLAALESGRPIHRIWCTPEMRSAAKFLQLLRDAKSSGVLVEEVTWARLGQVTGGSVHQGIALQTAAADTLDLDALINGCKELGEAPLLLALDGVTDPHNLGAVVRSAEAMGAHGVVLPQRRSAGLTGSVAKVAAGALEHMPVARVVNLNRSLETLKDAGYRVIGLAAEGDTTLLDVDLDGPLVLVTGSESQGLSLLTRRHCDHLVRIPLRGVTPSLNASVATALCVYEVARRGWMKDIHGQAPSPPMTRPKTAPVQDSPSTDVAVATEQAVSTEQAVSTEQVFESAQAVSPEPQTSSGPAFQSEQPPRSEQPATSEQTATSQQPDQKQQPSSPKDGSDTPLTEVALDLSQSPQGASIRFDQSIQLSS